AAAACTGCGCCCCACTGAGCGAACCCCTCGCAGGATTGCTCTGCTACTGGCAAAAACTGGGCTTCGCTGGTACTATCCAGATATGACCAATACAGAAAGCCTTGCTGGTGCCCACCCGGAACTCGACTCGTACGACGCGCTCCGGCTCGTGCGTGCTCTAGCCGCCGATCATCAAGGCGCCGTTGATGCGGTCCTGGGCGCCGCATCCACCGTCGCCCGTGCCGTGGAAGATGCGCTGCCGCGACTGGGTCGTGGTGGCCGCCTGATCTATGCCGGGGCTGGGACTTCAGGACGCTTGGCGCTTCTCGACGCCGTCGAACTCGGGCCCACGTTCTCATGGCCAGCCGAGCGCAGATTGGCATGCATGGCTGGCGGCGCGGCGGCGTTCCACGACGCGGTCGAGAACGCCGAGGACAACTGCGAGGCTGGGGAGAACGACATGCGCGCGCTGTCGATCAGCACCAACGACGTCGCGATCTTGGTGGCGGCGTCAGGCCGTACACCCTACGCCTTGGGCGCACTGGCTCAGGCGCGCGGGGCTGGCGCTCTGACCGTTGGTCTGGCCAACAACGCCGACACGCCGCTGCTTCGCGACGCCGACATTGCCATTTGCCTGCCTACTGGGCCGGAAGTCGTGGCCGGTAGCACGCGTCTGAAGGCGGGTACCGCTCAAAAGATCGCCCTCAACACGCTGTCTACAGCGCTCATGGTGCGCCTGCGCAAGACGCATGGGCACTTGATGGTGGACCTGCAGGTCACCAATGCCAAGTTGCGCGAGCGCGCCGTCGTGCTGGTGAGCACCCTTGTGGGCTGCGATCCAGCCGTCGCTCGCCAGACGCTGGCCCGCTGTGAATGGCGCGTGAAGGCAGCGGTGCTCGTTCTGCGTCGCGGCCTCGGGCCCGAAGCCTCGCAAGCTCTGCTCGACGCCTGTGGCGGCTGGCTTCGGCAGGCGCTCGATGCGCCTCTGCAAGCCCCTGTGCATCAAGCACCGAGCGGGGCGCCCAGGTGAGCGAACTCCCTGACTGGACCTGGAGAGCAAGTCCCGACCGACGAATTGGCCTTGCCATCTCTTTGGAACTGTCCAGCGATGCGATGTGATGCGTCAGAACCGTCGACTGTGATCGCAATCGACGGCGGTGGCACCACCACGCGCGTGCGCCTGTACAGCACCGAGGGTGTCGCCCTGGGCGAGGGCCGGGCCGGGCCCTCGGGCTTGTCCTTGGGCGTTGGCCAGGCATGGCATCAGATCGAGCATGCCTTGGTGCAGGCGCTTCAGCAGGCCGGGTTGGACAGCGCGGCACTCTGCCGAATGCCCGTGTCCGCGTCTTTGGCCGGCGCCAGCAGCGAGGCTCGCGTGCGCGAGTTCATCGCGTGCGGTTCTGCTTACTCCGAGGTTCGAGTGCACTCCGATGTCTTGGCTGCGCACATCGGGGCATTCGATGGCGGGCCGGGAGTGGTCTTGGTGGCCGGTACTGGCAGTGTTGCGCTGATGCGCAGCCGGGACGGATCCACGCGCCATGCTGGTGGCTGGGGCTTTCCGGACGGCGACGAAGGTGGTGGAGCCTGGCTCGGCATGCAGGCGATCAACGCGACCGAACGGGCCCTGGACGGGCGGGCGCCGACTGGCCCGCTCGTCGAGCAAGTCGGCAGGGCCCTGGCTGGGCAGATCGGCGCCGATAGCGGCCCAGCGGACATGTCAGCAGTCGTCCGACAGTGGCGCCAACAGTCGAGCCAGACCACCTACGCGGCGCTTGCGCCCTTGGTGTTCGATGCGGAGAAGCAGGACCCCGCAGCGGCAGACTTGATTGATCGAGCAGCGGCCGAACTGC
This portion of the Ideonella sp. WA131b genome encodes:
- a CDS encoding N-acetylmuramic acid 6-phosphate etherase: MTNTESLAGAHPELDSYDALRLVRALAADHQGAVDAVLGAASTVARAVEDALPRLGRGGRLIYAGAGTSGRLALLDAVELGPTFSWPAERRLACMAGGAAAFHDAVENAEDNCEAGENDMRALSISTNDVAILVAASGRTPYALGALAQARGAGALTVGLANNADTPLLRDADIAICLPTGPEVVAGSTRLKAGTAQKIALNTLSTALMVRLRKTHGHLMVDLQVTNAKLRERAVVLVSTLVGCDPAVARQTLARCEWRVKAAVLVLRRGLGPEASQALLDACGGWLRQALDAPLQAPVHQAPSGAPR
- a CDS encoding ATPase, whose product is MIAIDGGGTTTRVRLYSTEGVALGEGRAGPSGLSLGVGQAWHQIEHALVQALQQAGLDSAALCRMPVSASLAGASSEARVREFIACGSAYSEVRVHSDVLAAHIGAFDGGPGVVLVAGTGSVALMRSRDGSTRHAGGWGFPDGDEGGGAWLGMQAINATERALDGRAPTGPLVEQVGRALAGQIGADSGPADMSAVVRQWRQQSSQTTYAALAPLVFDAEKQDPAAADLIDRAAAELRRLVLAVDPREHLDLVLVGSVGRRLLAARPGAVSGRIASPVADALGGAFRLWREAAANRRAENP